The genomic segment CGTGACAGTCAGAGACGGCGTGGATGCAATGGCCTTTTTACGCCAAGAAGGTGAATACGCTGATGCTCCCCGCCCCGACCTGATTCTGCTAGATTTAAACTTGCCTAGAAAAGATGGTCGAGAAGTTCTAGCAGAAATTAAAAACGACCCACTCCTGAAACGTATCCCCGTAGTTGTGCTGACAACCTCAAAAAACGAGGATGATATTTTTCACAGCTACGACTTACACGTTAACTGCTACATTACAAAATCTCGCAACCTCAGCCAACTCTTCCAAATCGTCAAAGGTATCGAAGATTTTTGGCTATCTACCGTCACCTTACCTTCAGAGTAATTAGATGGGTGTAAGGGTGTAAGGGTGCATGGGTGCAGAGGAGAAATTTACCCTACTCCCTACTCCCTACTCCCCACTCCCTACTCCCCACTCCCTACTCCCCCTTCCCAGGGCTTGAAATAAAAAACTATGGCTGGAAGCTTAGTAAAAATCTTGTTAATTGAAGACAATCTGGCAGAAGCTAGGTTATTGCAAGAGTTTTTGCAGCAAGCCGACGCTAAAGAATTTGTGCTAGTTCATGTCAAGCGATTACAAGAAGCAATCAATAAACTCAAAAGCAGCGATTACGACATCATATTACTTGACTTGACTCTACCCGACAGTCAAGGATTATCATCTTTGCCAGTCTTGATTAATTGTGCGCCCAGCGTGCCAATTGTGGTACTCACAAATACTAACGACGAAGAA from the Aulosira sp. FACHB-615 genome contains:
- a CDS encoding response regulator, coding for MSVETEDKPKTIFLVEDNKADIRLIQEALKNSAVPHEVVTVRDGVDAMAFLRQEGEYADAPRPDLILLDLNLPRKDGREVLAEIKNDPLLKRIPVVVLTTSKNEDDIFHSYDLHVNCYITKSRNLSQLFQIVKGIEDFWLSTVTLPSE